From the genome of Desulfuromonas acetoxidans DSM 684:
CAGCGCAACTTCTTCTCTATCCTTTTTCTGTCCATCTACAAAGCGCTGAAAATACCCTCCGCCCATCGCCAGCTTTACGGTGTGATCAACCAATCTATCCGCGGCATTGTGACGGGCTGCGATAATATCCTCGACGACGAATACAAGTCCATGTTGCCATTGGCCTTCCCTTCCAAGGCGCAACGATTCAGCAGCGTGATGCATATCCTTCTGTTTGATCGCTTTCTTGAACAGGTTCTTGATAAGGCTGTCAATGACGCTCTTCTAAACAGAGCGGATAAAGACGCCATTCACAAACAGATTTTTTCTGCTCTGGTTGCCATTGGCGCCGAGGAAGCCAGTGAGGAGGGGGGCGTTAAAACCATTCTGCGCCCGGATCAGATTTTAACAACGGTTCACGCTCTGAAAGGCGGAGAACTTTTACGCTTGGCATTTATCACCCCTTGTTACATTGAAAACAGCCCGGCGGTTCGACAGGCCGATCAGGCCATTTATAAAATCGGCCTGGCACTGCAGGTGATTGATGACATGACCGACCTTGTTGAAGACCTGAGCGTCGGCCACCACAATTATCTGGTGTCATCCATTTATCACGAGGGCAATCGTCAGGAGCAGGACGCCTTACAAGCCTGCCTTGCCGCGCCGGATGAGATCTCAACACCCATTGAAGTGCTGTTCCCGACCTCAACCCGTCTGGTCATGCAACGCGCCATTGGCGAAGCGCTCAATGGTTTTACCGAGCTATACGACGCCGGTTTCTGGCTCAATCGTCGCGATGCATTCGGTGTCATCAAAGATCTGTTCCATTTACGCGGTTTAAGCCGTCTTGACCCGTTATGGCCCACCTACCAGGACCACCATCCAGGATTGAGCGATACAATTCACGGCTCAGAGGAAAACGCACCATGATCGATGCTGTGATCGGCTTAAGAAATCTTGGACGCAACCGCCGTCGGACCCTGCTTACCGGCAGTCTCGTTGCTTTTGGTGTGGTCTGTCTGATTGTCTTCCAATCATTAAAGGTGGGCATGCACGAACAGATGATTGTTTCTACGACCTCTCTCGACAACGGCATCCTGCAAATTCATGACCCGGACTACCGCCCTAACCGATCATTACTGCAACCAATTAACGATTCTGCCACCCTGATTGAGCGCCTTGACCAGCATCAAATTCGCTACGCTGAACGGCTTAAGACAGCTGCCCTGCTCCTGGCCGGGCCACAGAGCAGCATGATCTCACTCAGCGGCATCAGTCCTGAACATGAAGCCCAAGTCACCCAGATTTCTAACCAGATGCGTGAAGGGACCTATCTTGGTCGCAGCAATACCATTGTTCTTTCACAGGCGTTATGCCAAGCACTGTCGCTGTCTTTAAACGATCAGGTGACCGTCATGGCCCAGGACAGCGCCGGCCAGCCCGCTCTGGCAAAACTGACTGTTGTTGGCATATTCTCAACCGGCCTGCCGAGTTTCGACACCACACATGGCTATGTGGAGTTGGCAACCCTGCAACAACTGATCAAAGCGCCTCAGGTGATCAGTGAGATCAGCATCCACACACAACTCGACAATCAGAACGACATGGAAACACGCCTGCTGCCGTTACTGAACAAAGATCAGCGCATAACACGCTGGCAGGAGGCGCTGCCCGACTTGGTGCAATTGATCGAACTCAACGACACGACGATGTCGATCTTGATCGTCATCGTGTTTATTCTGGTGGGCATGGGCATTCTCAATACCATGACCATGATCACCTATGAACGGTTTAAGGAGTTTGGCCTGCTGGCAGCTTTAGGATACCCACCGGCGGGCGTGATACGTATGGTATTAGCGGAAGCTCTTTTCCTTGGAACAGGTGCAGCGTTTCTCGGTGGGTTGATTGGCGCACTGATCTGCTTATGGTTGGGCCAGCAAGGCTTGGATCTGAGTCAGTTTACCAGCAACAATCAATATTTCACCAGCGCCCATATCTTGTACCCGCAACTGCGCTGGTCCGACATGGTGGCAGCATTTGTGCTGGCAGCAGTCACCTGCATACTCTCCGGTCTGTTTCCGGCCTGGAAGGCCTCGCGACTCAATCCGGTGGAAGCATTGCGCCATATTTAACCGGGTATGAGATGTAGTCCACACACCACCCCTATACAAAAATCAATAGTTATGGCAGCACAGGCACAATTGTGAATCGTCCAGCGGCACTCGCAACATCCAGCTCCTATCACTGTGCGGATCATGACAGGTTGAACACATAATCCGTCCGGAATCCCCCTCCTGCCAATGATACAGCTTGATCCCCTGGGGCTCGGCATGAAACTTTTCGGAAAGAAAACCCGGATCATAAGGCATACCCACCGGATGATTGACGGATTGCTGATCGGCATTCACATGGCAACGCATGCAAATGCCCTGATCGTTGACAATCGGCAGTACCGCATCAACAAACTGCTCGGGGATAAATTCGCCTGAGATATCGAAATCAAAAACCAACTCTTGGGTTAATTTATGACATAACTGACAGACAGGAGCGACTTCGTTTTGATGTGTTTTACGAAATACCCGCGAGATCTGATGCGGATTTTCCGTGGCAAAAGCAACAGATACACTGGACACAATCACAATGAAAACAATTAAGGATCTCACCATGTCCCTCTCCCGAAATATATTGCATCAAACAAAACACTCATGAAAGGGTAACAAGCGAAATCGTTTTTTCAATATATAAAAAAAGGCTGACCTAATGGCCAGCCTTTTAAAGAGTTTTTCAGAGTTGTTTATAGCAATGCTTTTACAGCGTTAAGAGCCGCCTGGTAATCGGGCTCAGCCGTCACTTCAGAAACAATTTCGCGGTAAGCAACCTTACCCTGGGCATCGACAACATAAACAGCGCGAGCCAACAGTTTCAGTTCATCAATCAGCAAGCCGTAAGCGAGACCAAAAGAACGGTCTTGATAGTCTGATAATGTTTTTACACGCTCAATTCCGGCATTACCGCACCAGCGTCCCTGAGCAAACGGCAGATCCACGCTGATCGTATAAACGGCAACACTGTCCGGAAGATCGGCTGCATCCTGGTTAAATTTGCGGGTCATGGTGTCGCAAACCCCCGTATCAATCGACGGCACAACCGCAATTAGCTGAACTTTACCTTTAGCGGAGTCCAGGGTTACCGGTTGCAACCCGTTATCCACCACTTTAAAATCAGGTGCGTTGTCCCCAACAGTGATATCCGGACCAACCAACGTTACAGGATTGCCTTTAAATGTAATTACACCAGTTCTTTTTTCTGCCATCATAGATCTCCTTTTGTTTAATGAGCCTGCTGCCAGCCTAACAAAACAGGTCATCCTGTCAAGACGACATTAGCTCGAAAAAAAATACACAACACTTTCCATCCCATGAAAATTATAGGGCGGTACCATTAACCTGCGGCAGGTTAATCACTTCAACCCACAATGTCGCGCCGCCCCCTTCCGTCGTGGCCACCCAGGCGCGACCACCGTAATGACGGGCGATCTTCTGCACTGTGGCCAATCCAATCCCGGTACCAGGACGCTTTTCCGCCTGTTGACCACGGAAAAACACGTCAAACACCTGAGGCTGTTCCTGTTCATCAATTCCCGGACCATGGTCACGGACGTAAAACTGTATCAAACTACCGCGAGAATAGCCTCCAACTTCAATTTGTTCGCCATCAGGCAGTGAATAACGGATCGCGTTGGTCAATAGATTGGAAAATAATTGGCTGACCACGCTTTCGGGCAGAAAAACATCGGGAATATCTTCGATCACAATGCGCCCCTGTTGGGCGACTAGTTCTGAATTAAGATCTGTAATCACATCTGTAACCACGGTGTTGGTGTTCACCGGATGTAAGGGGCGATCATCATGACCAACTTTCGCCAAGTCGAGCAGGTCTTCCATGAAAACCAGCATTTTATCACCCTGTTGCTCAATTTCATCCAAGGCATCCAGAGCCCGTTCATCAAGCACACGATGATAGTTCTCAATTAGAAACTGAGCATAACCGACGATTGGAGTCAAAAAAGTCCGCAGATCATGCGAGACTGTATAGGCAAAAGCTTCAAGCTCCTTGTTGACCTGTTTCAAATCCGACTGTGCCAGTTGAATTGACGTCAGCATCTGGCTGAGCACCAAGGCCAGATCCTGTGTTTCACGCGTCCCGGACACCGGGATATCGATATCCTGGTAAATATCCTTCTCAATCAGAGCGGCACTTTGCGTTAACCGGTACAACGGGGTGGACAGCGCTTTGGACAGGTGCAGTGCCAACAGGGAGGAGACCAGCAAAACCCCGAGCGTCATAAACAAAATGCCGCTTTGCGCTGTTGCGGCCGGCGCATTTAATTCCGTGACATACATAGTGGAAACAATATACCAATCCAACGGTTCGAAATAGCGGATGTACGCGCGTTTTTCGTAGTTGTAGACCCCAACATGGTCGGGGCGATCCCACATGTACTCCAGGGGCTTCTCAGGATGTCTGGCAGCAACGATCAAGTCATCGACCAGCATATTGCCGGTGGCAGGGTTGACCATGGTGCGAAATGTATCGCCATTGATATTAGGATGAATCAGCATCTCCTTTTTGCCGTTGAAGATGCACATATAACCGGTTTCAGCGACTCTCATCTGCTCAAAAGCCGCACGCAGCTCTTTGATAATGGAAGCCAGCCGCCTTTGAGCTTCGTACTCAATATCGTCAATATAAACCCCGGTACCGACAACCCATTGCCAGGGTTCAAATAAACGAACAAAGGAAATCTTCGGCTGTTGAACAGTCAACCCCTGAGCGGTTGGTTTGGGCCACATATAACGGACAAACCCCTCTTTGTCCTCAGCACAGATCGACACCGCTTTGCTAAAAAAATTGCCATTCCCATCGGCTAGACTGTTAAAAGATGGCAAATCGAGTGGTTTGCCATCCAAATGGGGCAATGTCGGATGCATGATCATTTCAGGAACCGGCTGATCCATCGAATTGATCCACAGGTAGCCAACGCCTTGGTCATAGCGAAGCAACCGGATATGTTCGATGGCATTTTGTTGCGCCTGATAAGGCGAAATCAAATTGGCTCGCGAGTCTGAGTATTGC
Proteins encoded in this window:
- the tpx gene encoding thiol peroxidase, with the protein product MMAEKRTGVITFKGNPVTLVGPDITVGDNAPDFKVVDNGLQPVTLDSAKGKVQLIAVVPSIDTGVCDTMTRKFNQDAADLPDSVAVYTISVDLPFAQGRWCGNAGIERVKTLSDYQDRSFGLAYGLLIDELKLLARAVYVVDAQGKVAYREIVSEVTAEPDYQAALNAVKALL
- a CDS encoding cache domain-containing protein gives rise to the protein MIDWLNRLFNTLRSRILALTISMVLLSAFTISIMTHYTIDRAVSKKLDQHAKDLIQTVLLNVESEYRSYQFHKQATLERRKQEMKNIVGLALSYVEEQYSDSRANLISPYQAQQNAIEHIRLLRYDQGVGYLWINSMDQPVPEMIMHPTLPHLDGKPLDLPSFNSLADGNGNFFSKAVSICAEDKEGFVRYMWPKPTAQGLTVQQPKISFVRLFEPWQWVVGTGVYIDDIEYEAQRRLASIIKELRAAFEQMRVAETGYMCIFNGKKEMLIHPNINGDTFRTMVNPATGNMLVDDLIVAARHPEKPLEYMWDRPDHVGVYNYEKRAYIRYFEPLDWYIVSTMYVTELNAPAATAQSGILFMTLGVLLVSSLLALHLSKALSTPLYRLTQSAALIEKDIYQDIDIPVSGTRETQDLALVLSQMLTSIQLAQSDLKQVNKELEAFAYTVSHDLRTFLTPIVGYAQFLIENYHRVLDERALDALDEIEQQGDKMLVFMEDLLDLAKVGHDDRPLHPVNTNTVVTDVITDLNSELVAQQGRIVIEDIPDVFLPESVVSQLFSNLLTNAIRYSLPDGEQIEVGGYSRGSLIQFYVRDHGPGIDEQEQPQVFDVFFRGQQAEKRPGTGIGLATVQKIARHYGGRAWVATTEGGGATLWVEVINLPQVNGTAL
- a CDS encoding ABC transporter permease, with the protein product MIDAVIGLRNLGRNRRRTLLTGSLVAFGVVCLIVFQSLKVGMHEQMIVSTTSLDNGILQIHDPDYRPNRSLLQPINDSATLIERLDQHQIRYAERLKTAALLLAGPQSSMISLSGISPEHEAQVTQISNQMREGTYLGRSNTIVLSQALCQALSLSLNDQVTVMAQDSAGQPALAKLTVVGIFSTGLPSFDTTHGYVELATLQQLIKAPQVISEISIHTQLDNQNDMETRLLPLLNKDQRITRWQEALPDLVQLIELNDTTMSILIVIVFILVGMGILNTMTMITYERFKEFGLLAALGYPPAGVIRMVLAEALFLGTGAAFLGGLIGALICLWLGQQGLDLSQFTSNNQYFTSAHILYPQLRWSDMVAAFVLAAVTCILSGLFPAWKASRLNPVEALRHI
- a CDS encoding cytochrome c3 family protein, with translation MVRSLIVFIVIVSSVSVAFATENPHQISRVFRKTHQNEVAPVCQLCHKLTQELVFDFDISGEFIPEQFVDAVLPIVNDQGICMRCHVNADQQSVNHPVGMPYDPGFLSEKFHAEPQGIKLYHWQEGDSGRIMCSTCHDPHSDRSWMLRVPLDDSQLCLCCHNY